The stretch of DNA CTGTGCCCGCATCGGTGCGCCTCACAGCGTCGTCTTCGCCGGCTTCTCGGCGGACGCGCTCGCGACGCGAATGAACTCGGCAGACAGCGAGTACCTCATCACCTGTGACGGCTACTACCGTCGCGGGGACGCACTCGACCACATCTCGAAGACCAACGAGGGCCTCGAGGGCGTCGAGCACGAGGTTTCCGACGTCGTTGTCGTCGACCGACTGGGCGACGACCTCGACCACGAGCTCGCGGACAACCAGCACGACTACGACGACCTCGTCGCCGAGCACGAGGGGTCGACGGTCGAGCCGGTTTCCCGGGACGCCGAGGACATGCTGTTCCTGATGTACACGTCGGGGACGACCGGCCAGCCGAAGGGTGTCAAACACACCACCGGCGGTTATCTTGCCTATAGCGCCTGGACGAGCCACGCCGTCCTCGACATCGAGGCCGACGACACCTACTGGTGTTCGGCCGACATCGGCTGGATTACGGGCCACTCCTACATCGTCTACGGGCCGCTCGCACTGGGCACCACCAGCGTCATGTACGAGGGCACGCCGGACTACCCCGACAAAGACCGCATGTGGGAGATCGTCGAGAAAAACGACGTCGACATCTTCTACACCGCACCGACCGCGATCCGCGCGTTCATGAAGTGGGGCGAGGAGTACCCCGCACAACACGACCTCTCGAGCCTGCGCCTGCTCGGGACCGTCGGGGAGCCCATCAACCCACGCGCGTGGAAGTGGTACTACAAGCACATCGGCAACGAGGAGTGCCCGATCGTCGACACGTGGTGGCAGACCGAAACCGGCGGCATGATGATCACGACGCTGCCGGGTGTCTGCAAGATGAAACCCGGCTCCGCCGGGCCGCCGCTGCCGGGCATCGACGCACAGGTCGTCGACGCACAGGGTGAAGAAGTCGACGCCGGTCAGGCCGGCTACGTCACGGTCAACAACCCGTGGCCCGGCATGCTCCGGACCCTGTACGACAACGACGAGCGATTCATCAACGAGTACTGGGACGAGTACTCCGATCCAGACGCCGACGAGTGGGTCTACTTCCCCGAAGACGGCGCGAAGATCGACGAGGACGACTACATCACCATCCTCGGTCGGGTCGACGACGTGATCAACGTCTCCGGCCACCGGCTGGGGACGATGGAGATCGAGTCGGCCGTCGTCGGCGTCGAAGGCGTCGCCGAAGCCGCCGTCGTCGGTGGCGACCACGAGGTCAAAGGCGAGGCCGTCTACGTCTACGCCATCCCCGAAGACGGCTACGAGGGTGGCGAGGAACTCGAGGAGCGCGCCGCCGAGGCCATCCTCGACTCCATCGGCCCGATCGCCAAGCCCGAAGAGATCGTCTTCACGCACGAACTGCCCAAGACGCGCTCGGGCAAGATCATGCGGCGCCTGCTCGAGGACATCGCGAGCGGAAACGAGCTCGGGAACACCTCGACGCTGCGTAACCCGGACGTCGTCGACGACATCGCGGAGCAGGTCTCGACCGACTAACCACCCATATCTTTTTAAGGTAACAAACAAGTCACTAACACGATTCGTCATAATATGCCAGATAATAACAGCCACAATTCGACCGACAAACAGATCGAAACGGACGGGGGTATGGCCGGACAACCCGCCCAGGCCCACCGAAATACCGACTACCTCAGCTCGGAGGTGAACCTCCTGAAGCCGAGCACGCTGTTCATGCGCGATCACCTGAAGCTCGTCTGGGGGACGTTCATTGTGTGGATGCTCGTTGTTTGGGGACCGGTGACGATGACGTGGATCGCACCGGACGTCATGACGCAGAGTATGCCAGGGCTCGGCTTCCCACTTCACTACTTCCTCATTGCGTTCGGTGCCCCGACCGGGGCATTGATCCTGTCGGCGGTCTACGCCCGCTCTCGGGACCAACTGGACGAAAAATACGGAATCGAGCCTGCCGCAGTCGGTAGCGACAGTGGAACAACGGACGCAGCAGCAACCGACGGAGGTCGTGACCAATGATGGTGCCGCTACAGGCCGAGGCGCTTGACATCTCGTTCAAGCTGATCCCGGCCATCATGATCTTCCTGATGATGGCATCGTTCCTCGCCATCGGCTACGTGTTCAAAGTCGCCGACACCGAGGGCATGTGGGTCGCCGGTCGGGGTATCGGGAACATCGAGAACGGGATGGCGATCGGTGCCAACTGGATGTCGGCCGCCTCGTATCTCGGACTCGCGGGACTCGTTGCCCTCGCCGGGTTCTACGGACTGGCGTTCATCGTCGGCTGGACGACGGGCTACTTCGTGTTGCTCATCTTCCTGGCCGCACAAATGCGTCGGTTCGGCAAGTACACCGCACCCGACTTCGTCGGTGACCGCTTCAACTCGCCGGTCGCACGAGCGCTTGCGGCCTTCACGACGCTGTTGATCGCGTACGTCTACTCGGTCGGACAGGCCCGCGGCATGGGGCTGGTGGGCCAGTACGTCTTCGGGCTCGACATCATCCCGATGATCATCGTGATGATGACGATCACCGTCGGCTACCTGGCACTGTCTGGAATGCTGGGAGCGACGAAGAACATGGCCGTCCAATACGTCATCCTCATCGTCGCGTTCCTCGCGGGTGTGTACGTCGTCGGTTGGTCGCAGGGATACTCCACGGTGCTCCCCCAGATCGAGTACGGGGCGCTCTTCACCGAACTGGGCCGCCAGTTCTCGGAACCGTTCCTCGGCGACAACACGTTCTACCTCTGGGTGGCCACGGCGTTCTCGCTCATCGTCGGTACGTGCGGTCTCCCGCACGTGTTGGTTCGGTTCTATACGGTCCGGAGCGAGCGGACCGCTCGCTGGTCGACCGTCTGGGGCCTGTTCTTCATCTGCCTGCTATACTGGTCCGCGCCGGCAATGGCGGCCTTCGGCGTCGATCTCTTCGGAAATACCCAAGGAGCCGGTGCCTATGCGGCTGAGGGCGGCATGACGGGCGCGGAGGGCGACGTCATCGTCGTGCTGGCCGCGCAGTTCGCCAATCTCCCGACGTGGTTCGTCGGACTCGTGGCCGCAGGGGCGATGGCCGCGGCCATCGCGACGACCGCCGGGCTGTTCATCACCGCCTCCTCGGCAGTCGCACACGACATCTACACCGAGCTGATCAACCCTGACGCGACCCAGCGCCAGCAGGTCCTCATCGGCCGCGCCACCATCATCGTCATCGGCGCGCTGGTGACCGTCACTGCGTTCAACCCGCCGGCACTCATCGGCGAACTGGTCGCATACGCGTTCTCGCTGGCCGGGATCGTGCTGTTCCCGATGTTCTTCCTTGGTCTGTGGTGGGAGAACACCAACAAGCCGGGTGCGCTGGCCGGCATGTCCGCCGGTCTGCTCATCTGGATCACGTCGATCATCAACAGCGTGCTGCCGACCTACATCGGCTTCCTGGCCGATATTGCTGGCGGTGAAGGGGCAGCTATCGTCCCCATCTATGCCCAGTACGTGCCGCCTATCGGGGCGGCGCTCGTTGGGACGCCGGCAGTGTTCATCATCACCATCGCCGTTTCGATGGTGACTGACGAACCACCGATGGAGACCAAACGACTGGTCCGGCAGTGTCACAGTCCCGAACCGATGGGCCAGCAACAGTCCGCACAGGACGTCGTGAGTACCGACGGCGGAGAACCACCTGCAGATGACTAAACCAATGTACGAACGAATACTCGTTCCGACTGACGGCAGCGAAACGTCCGAAGCGGCGGTCGATCACGCACTCGACCTCGCCGAACAGTATGGGGCCGAAGTCCACGCCCTGTACGTGGTCGATACCGACTCGATGAGCCTGAGCCTCGGTGCTGAACAGGTCGATCGCATCGAACAAGGCCAGTTCGGGGAGATGGGTGAAGTCCGAGAACGCGCCGAGCGTGCCACCGGTCACGTTGTCGACCGCGCCCAAGAGCGTGGCCTCGAGAGCGTCGAGAACGTCTCGGCGGGCAAACCCCACTCGCTCATTTCGGACTATATCGACGAAAATGACATCGACCTCGTCGTCATGGGGTCGCACGGTCGGTCCGGCATCAAGCGTGCGCTTCTCGGCAGCGTCACTGAACGGACGCTTCGGTCGACCCATATACCCGTTCTCGTCGTCGACGTCGAGGGACACGAATAGCGAACTGCCGTTTCTTTTGTGTGGTGTCACACCGTTGAGCGGCCGCGCTGTCGACGAGACGATCGCTGATACTCCAGGAGGATCACACCGATCGCATGCGAGCAGCCGTCTCGAGCGGTGAGAGATGTCACGACGCGACCGGGCCCCGCAGGCCGTTACCTGATACGGACTCCTGTCAGTCAGTGCCGGCGCACCCGCGACCCGTCCTGCGGGTGCGCCGGTAACTAGTGATAGCAAACCGTATGACAGTACGAAAAGAGCCAGTTGCTCCGTCGACTCGTGTCTTTCGAGGTGTACTTGCGAGCTCGATCTATCGATTCTGCTGGTTGACCGCGATGTTATAATTCCAGATAAGTCCGAAATACGCGACGATTCCAGCGAGCATACACCCGTAGTACGCCCACGTCGGCCCACCACCGGCGACGTAGAAGATCATCTCGACGAGCGTCACCCAGACGATCGCAAACGCTAGATCTGTCAGCATTCCCCACCGCTCCTCGCGGGCAGTTTGCAGCCACTCTCGAACGCCTGTCATCGACCCATCACCCGGCTCGTAACGTCGTCCATTGTGAGACCGTTTCGCAGGGCCCCGGAAAAAGACTATCGACGTCTCACCACCCTGTCGGCTACTGCTCGTAGAACTCGTCGACTTCGGCTGCCGGAAACGCCGGCGTTGCAGCGGAGACGTACTCGAGTGTTCGGTCACCAGTGTTCTCGAGGCCGTGTTCGGTGTTCGCCGGAATGTGCACGAGATCGCCGGCCTCGACGGCGCGTTCCTCGTCGCCGACGGTCATGATACCGGTTCCAGCAAGGATGACGTAGGCCTGTTCCGGATCGTGCTCGTGGAGTACTTGCCGTGCACCCGGGTCGATATCGACCCAGGTGATCGTCAGCTCGGTCTCCGGGTCGTCGTGGCGTGAGTTGAGGATATGAGAGACCAGCCCATCGTTGCGAGTGAGTGCCGGCGCGTCGGATTTGTTCATTTTCCTCATGTTGGTATCGAATTGTGTTTGAGGTATAAACTTTGACAAGCCGATACTATCGTCACTCCTCCCAGTACTCGGTCTCGTCGTCGATGTGGTAGTAGCCCTCGAGCGTCCGTTCCCCGCGACCGCCTGGCGGTGAGCCGACGAAGACACCGAACTTGTCTATCTCGGGGTAGACGGTGACGTCCGGTTCGTTCATCGTCGACATCGCGAGATACCGAAGGGGCTCTTCGCTGTCGTTGACGACGCGATGGCCACCGCGCTCGTTCGCTGGGAGGGAAACGTAATCGCCAGCCGCCAGGCCCTCGAGGCCGTCGTCAGTTTTGAGTTTGCCCTCGCCCGCCAGCACGTAGAGTGCCTCTTCGTTGGCCGTGTGGTAGTGGTAGGGCCACGAGCGCATGCCCGGCGGGAGTTCGTAGAGGCTACAGCCGAGTTCCGAGGCGTCGACGGCGCTCGAGAGTTCTTTCCGCCGAAACGTCGTCTCGTCGGGATCGTACGTCTTCCAGCCGATATCCGATTGGTTCGTCTTCTCCATACTACGGCTATTTGTGCCTTCTTTCACATATTAGTGCGGGCCGGTCCCGCCACACGTCAGGGACAGCCGATCGACGAGGCGATCTCGAGCAGCGGTGCATCGTCGGTGAGACTCGAGACTTCGTAGTTCAGTTCGTCACAGGTCCAGAACACGCTCTGAATCCGCCCATCGCGACGGTAGGCTGTGTGGCCGTCGAACTCGATTTCCTCGAGCACGTCGGGGCTGAACCGCTGGACCTCCCGGACGGCCACGTAGAGTTCGCGTGCGACCACGTTCGGATCGTTGTACCACAGCGTCGTCGTCGTCCCGAACCGCTCTGCTTTCTCGACGACGGTGACTCGATCGAGGGTGTACGACGCCGGGATCGCCGGCTCCGGCAGGTCGTACGGAGCGACGTCTGCGGCAGCCGCTCGCGACTCGAAGACGCCCAACGGCTTGCGTCCGTCGGTGACGACGGTCGCGTCGTTCGGCGGGTCGTACGTGAACGTTCCCGGCTCGAGCCCCACGTCGATCGCGAGATCGGTGTACGTGACGGCCAGTTCGTGACGGGTTTCGCCGTCGATGCTGACCGTGTTTCGCTCCTTGATCGGATACCGATACTCGTCGTCGATCCAGACGGTCCGGGTGACGTCCATCGCGTCGGGATCGCCGGTCGCCCGGAGTGGCACGACGAAAGTCGTCTCTCCGACGACGAGACTGATCGCCGGCCCGATATCGTCGGTTGGTGGCTTCGTCTCGATAACGTGTGCTTCGCGACCGTCGATCATTTCACTCCCTTCGTAGCCGAGGCGGGACTCCTCGAGGAGGCTCTCGAGAACGAGCCGCGTCCGATCGGTATCGACCTTGTTCGGATGATACTGTTTGTCGACGATCGCTGTCGACGGGTTGTACTCCCATGTCGTGGCTCGGTTGGTCACGGTTACAGCACCAACTGGGACGTCGGGATCGGTCGACTCGCGGACCTCGATGCGCTGTTTGGCCGGCGGTTTGCGCGCGATGCGCTCGGTTCGTTCGACGGTCTCGTCGGGCGTTTCGACCGTCATCGTTCGACGGGCCTGCAGGTTGGTCATGCGGCGGCGTGTCTCGATCGCATCACGGACGAGGTCCTCGCTCGAGGGAGGATCGTCGCGACCCGGATAGCTGACACAGCCGGCGAGTGCGACCGTCGCTCCGACGGCGAGGATCCGCCGACGATTCATGCGAAAGCAATTACCATCAGTGGTGATAAGTCTGTAGGTTCGAACCGATTTCCGATCGCCGGGACCCCCGAGATTTTGTGCGCGGCTCTCACACGTCCAGTCATGAACGTTGACGCCGATCTTTCCGCCCTTCGCGAATACCTCGCTGCTGCAGGGCTCGACGGCTACCTGATCGACGACGACGCCTCGGATTCAGACCAGCGGTACGTCTCGGGCTTTACCGCACCGGATCTCTACCAGACGCTCGTCACGCGGGAGGGTATCCATCTGCTCGTCTCCGGACTCGAGTACGGTCGCGCGAGCGCCGAGGCGAACGCGGATACGGTCACCCGGCGGGCCGCCTATGACTACCAGCAACTGGTCGCCGAACACGGCCAGTACGAGGGGCGGATTCAGACGATCGCGGCCTTTCTCGCGGATCACGACGTCGCCTCGATCGCCGTGCCACGCAGCTTTCCGACGGGGACCGCCGACGGACTCCGCGAGCACGGCCTCACGGTCACGGTCGAGTCCGACGGGATCGTGACGGATATCCGCGCGAGTAAAACCGACTGGGAACTCGAGCAGATTCGGGCGAGCCAGCGGGCAAACGAGGCCGCCATGGCACGAGCCGAGGAGTTGATCGCCA from Natrinema sp. HArc-T2 encodes:
- a CDS encoding cupin domain-containing protein, translated to MRKMNKSDAPALTRNDGLVSHILNSRHDDPETELTITWVDIDPGARQVLHEHDPEQAYVILAGTGIMTVGDEERAVEAGDLVHIPANTEHGLENTGDRTLEYVSAATPAFPAAEVDEFYEQ
- a CDS encoding universal stress protein, with amino-acid sequence MYERILVPTDGSETSEAAVDHALDLAEQYGAEVHALYVVDTDSMSLSLGAEQVDRIEQGQFGEMGEVRERAERATGHVVDRAQERGLESVENVSAGKPHSLISDYIDENDIDLVVMGSHGRSGIKRALLGSVTERTLRSTHIPVLVVDVEGHE
- the acs gene encoding acetate--CoA ligase — encoded protein: MSQDNADLEARLAEQDTFEPPESFVEQANVTDPGVYEEFEENWPHCWERAADLLSWEEEYDSVLDDSDAPFYEWFTNGKINASYNCLDRHVEDDAGDNVAIEWEGELGETRTYTYEELLDEVEDTAAMLRDLGVGEDDIVTLYMPMIPELPIAMLACARIGAPHSVVFAGFSADALATRMNSADSEYLITCDGYYRRGDALDHISKTNEGLEGVEHEVSDVVVVDRLGDDLDHELADNQHDYDDLVAEHEGSTVEPVSRDAEDMLFLMYTSGTTGQPKGVKHTTGGYLAYSAWTSHAVLDIEADDTYWCSADIGWITGHSYIVYGPLALGTTSVMYEGTPDYPDKDRMWEIVEKNDVDIFYTAPTAIRAFMKWGEEYPAQHDLSSLRLLGTVGEPINPRAWKWYYKHIGNEECPIVDTWWQTETGGMMITTLPGVCKMKPGSAGPPLPGIDAQVVDAQGEEVDAGQAGYVTVNNPWPGMLRTLYDNDERFINEYWDEYSDPDADEWVYFPEDGAKIDEDDYITILGRVDDVINVSGHRLGTMEIESAVVGVEGVAEAAVVGGDHEVKGEAVYVYAIPEDGYEGGEELEERAAEAILDSIGPIAKPEEIVFTHELPKTRSGKIMRRLLEDIASGNELGNTSTLRNPDVVDDIAEQVSTD
- a CDS encoding DUF4212 domain-containing protein yields the protein MPDNNSHNSTDKQIETDGGMAGQPAQAHRNTDYLSSEVNLLKPSTLFMRDHLKLVWGTFIVWMLVVWGPVTMTWIAPDVMTQSMPGLGFPLHYFLIAFGAPTGALILSAVYARSRDQLDEKYGIEPAAVGSDSGTTDAAATDGGRDQ
- a CDS encoding outer membrane lipoprotein carrier protein LolA, whose translation is MNRRRILAVGATVALAGCVSYPGRDDPPSSEDLVRDAIETRRRMTNLQARRTMTVETPDETVERTERIARKPPAKQRIEVRESTDPDVPVGAVTVTNRATTWEYNPSTAIVDKQYHPNKVDTDRTRLVLESLLEESRLGYEGSEMIDGREAHVIETKPPTDDIGPAISLVVGETTFVVPLRATGDPDAMDVTRTVWIDDEYRYPIKERNTVSIDGETRHELAVTYTDLAIDVGLEPGTFTYDPPNDATVVTDGRKPLGVFESRAAAADVAPYDLPEPAIPASYTLDRVTVVEKAERFGTTTTLWYNDPNVVARELYVAVREVQRFSPDVLEEIEFDGHTAYRRDGRIQSVFWTCDELNYEVSSLTDDAPLLEIASSIGCP
- a CDS encoding cupin domain-containing protein — encoded protein: MEKTNQSDIGWKTYDPDETTFRRKELSSAVDASELGCSLYELPPGMRSWPYHYHTANEEALYVLAGEGKLKTDDGLEGLAAGDYVSLPANERGGHRVVNDSEEPLRYLAMSTMNEPDVTVYPEIDKFGVFVGSPPGGRGERTLEGYYHIDDETEYWEE
- a CDS encoding cation acetate symporter codes for the protein MMVPLQAEALDISFKLIPAIMIFLMMASFLAIGYVFKVADTEGMWVAGRGIGNIENGMAIGANWMSAASYLGLAGLVALAGFYGLAFIVGWTTGYFVLLIFLAAQMRRFGKYTAPDFVGDRFNSPVARALAAFTTLLIAYVYSVGQARGMGLVGQYVFGLDIIPMIIVMMTITVGYLALSGMLGATKNMAVQYVILIVAFLAGVYVVGWSQGYSTVLPQIEYGALFTELGRQFSEPFLGDNTFYLWVATAFSLIVGTCGLPHVLVRFYTVRSERTARWSTVWGLFFICLLYWSAPAMAAFGVDLFGNTQGAGAYAAEGGMTGAEGDVIVVLAAQFANLPTWFVGLVAAGAMAAAIATTAGLFITASSAVAHDIYTELINPDATQRQQVLIGRATIIVIGALVTVTAFNPPALIGELVAYAFSLAGIVLFPMFFLGLWWENTNKPGALAGMSAGLLIWITSIINSVLPTYIGFLADIAGGEGAAIVPIYAQYVPPIGAALVGTPAVFIITIAVSMVTDEPPMETKRLVRQCHSPEPMGQQQSAQDVVSTDGGEPPADD